One Leptolyngbya sp. 'hensonii' DNA segment encodes these proteins:
- a CDS encoding aspartate aminotransferase family protein: MSLETTVQTSAFTTLSPVPANPFSQEEFDRHVMTTYGRFPIALERGAGCRVWDTEGKEYLDFVAGIATCTLGHAHPAMIDAVTQQISTLHHVSNLYYTPQQGELARWLIEHSCADQAFFCNSGAEANEGAIKLARKYAHTVLKIADPVILTAQASFHGRTLATITATGQPKYQQNFSPLVPGFHYIPYNDIAALEATIAELDKDERRVAAILLEALQGEGGVRPGDRAYFQRIREICDAKGILLILDEVQVGMGRTGKLWGYENLGIEPDIFTSAKGLGGGIPIGALLAKQFCCVFQPGDHASTFGGNPFACGVALSVCHTLEQENLLANAQERGEQLRAGLTAIAQKYPDLVAEVRGWGLINGLVLQESANLTAAELVKAAIQEGVLLVPAGPKVVRFVPPLIVTADEVTEALQALEQAMATVTLPA; this comes from the coding sequence GTGAGCCTAGAGACTACCGTTCAGACCTCCGCCTTTACCACCCTTTCCCCTGTACCCGCCAATCCATTCAGTCAGGAAGAGTTCGATCGCCACGTCATGACCACCTACGGGCGCTTTCCCATCGCCCTGGAGCGAGGAGCCGGGTGTCGCGTCTGGGACACAGAGGGGAAGGAATATCTGGACTTTGTCGCTGGCATTGCCACCTGCACCCTGGGTCACGCCCATCCTGCCATGATTGACGCCGTTACCCAGCAAATCAGCACCCTGCACCACGTCTCCAATCTGTATTACACCCCCCAGCAGGGGGAACTGGCCCGCTGGCTGATTGAGCATTCTTGTGCCGACCAGGCTTTCTTCTGTAACTCCGGTGCGGAGGCTAACGAGGGGGCGATCAAGCTAGCCCGCAAGTATGCCCATACGGTTTTGAAGATTGCTGACCCGGTGATTCTGACGGCCCAGGCCAGTTTCCATGGCCGCACCCTGGCCACCATTACCGCTACCGGCCAGCCCAAATACCAGCAGAACTTCAGTCCCCTGGTACCGGGATTCCACTACATTCCCTACAACGATATTGCCGCCCTGGAGGCGACGATCGCCGAGCTGGACAAAGACGAACGACGGGTGGCAGCCATTCTTCTGGAGGCTCTGCAGGGTGAAGGTGGGGTGCGCCCGGGCGATCGGGCCTACTTCCAGCGCATCCGGGAAATTTGTGACGCTAAGGGGATTCTGCTGATTCTGGATGAAGTCCAGGTGGGGATGGGCCGCACTGGCAAACTCTGGGGCTACGAGAACCTGGGCATCGAACCCGATATCTTTACCAGCGCAAAAGGGCTGGGGGGCGGGATTCCGATCGGAGCCCTGTTGGCGAAACAGTTCTGCTGCGTCTTCCAACCGGGGGACCATGCCAGCACCTTCGGCGGCAATCCCTTTGCCTGTGGGGTGGCCCTGAGCGTCTGTCATACCCTGGAACAGGAGAACCTGCTGGCGAATGCCCAGGAGCGAGGGGAGCAACTCCGGGCCGGACTGACTGCGATCGCCCAGAAATATCCGGACCTGGTTGCCGAAGTGCGGGGCTGGGGCCTAATCAATGGTTTGGTGTTGCAAGAATCAGCCAATCTCACCGCAGCGGAACTGGTGAAGGCTGCCATCCAGGAAGGGGTGCTGCTGGTGCCCGCTGGTCCCAAGGTGGTCCGGTTCGTCCCTCCCCTGATTGTGACCGCAGACGAAGTCACGGAAGCTCTCCAGGCCCTGGAGCAGGCGATGGCGACTGTAACGCTCCCAGCCTGA
- the mutL gene encoding DNA mismatch repair endonuclease MutL, whose protein sequence is MVSPIQSLPAEVVSLIAAGEVIDSPAAVVRELIDNALDAKATRIHIALWPEQWQIRVADNGQGMTLADLERAAAPHSTSKIHDRADLWQITSLGFRGEALHSLAQLADLEICSRSATAADRTGQQVTYNAEGEVIEVEAVPIAPGTIVTVSHLFQIWPTRRQSLPTFPQQMRAVQQVVQRAALCHPHVTWQVEQNDRTWFTLWPGQTAKQVLPQILKDIHPTDLQELAVNLHHSSDGSSLYLLAGLPDRCHRHRPDAMRVAVNGRCVRVPELEQVIFTAFRRTLPRDRHPICFIHLQVPAQEIDWNRHPAKAEVYLQHLEWWQEQVQGAIGQALSATTLPESLYSKRVGQVLKTAETEGGYEVTRTVQSSSKLPSPGNPLKAVAQVHQMYILAEHPAGLWLIEQHIAHERVLYEQLCDRWQLVALEPPIILQRLTPAQVAQLQRLQLTVEAFGEQCWAVRMAPEMLAQRSDCAEALLELSQGGDLETALVATACRSAIRNGTPLTLAEMQHLLDQWQQTRHPRTCPHGRPICLTLEESALSRFFRRHWVIGKSHGI, encoded by the coding sequence ATGGTCTCTCCCATCCAGTCCCTCCCTGCTGAAGTCGTCAGCCTGATCGCTGCCGGAGAAGTGATTGACTCCCCAGCAGCGGTGGTGCGGGAGTTGATCGACAATGCCCTGGATGCTAAAGCGACCCGGATTCACATTGCCCTCTGGCCAGAGCAGTGGCAGATCCGGGTGGCAGACAATGGCCAGGGTATGACCCTGGCAGACCTGGAACGGGCTGCTGCTCCCCACAGCACCAGCAAAATTCACGATCGGGCAGATCTCTGGCAGATTACCAGCCTGGGTTTTCGGGGAGAGGCCCTGCACAGTCTGGCCCAACTGGCGGATCTGGAAATCTGCAGTCGATCGGCCACCGCAGCCGATCGCACCGGCCAACAGGTGACTTACAATGCCGAGGGTGAAGTGATTGAGGTGGAGGCTGTCCCGATTGCTCCCGGTACGATCGTCACCGTCTCCCATCTATTCCAGATCTGGCCTACCCGTCGCCAGAGTCTGCCCACTTTCCCCCAACAGATGCGGGCCGTGCAGCAAGTCGTCCAGCGGGCCGCCCTCTGCCATCCCCATGTCACCTGGCAGGTGGAGCAGAACGATCGCACCTGGTTTACCCTGTGGCCGGGACAGACAGCCAAACAGGTTCTGCCTCAAATTCTGAAGGATATCCACCCCACAGACCTGCAGGAATTGGCCGTCAACCTGCACCATTCCAGCGATGGCTCCTCCCTATATCTTCTGGCTGGGTTGCCCGATCGTTGCCATCGCCATCGTCCAGATGCAATGCGGGTGGCAGTGAATGGCCGCTGTGTCCGGGTGCCAGAACTGGAGCAAGTCATCTTCACCGCATTTCGGCGCACATTGCCCCGCGATCGTCATCCCATTTGTTTCATCCATCTCCAGGTCCCGGCTCAGGAGATTGACTGGAACCGGCATCCGGCGAAAGCAGAAGTCTATCTTCAGCACCTGGAATGGTGGCAGGAGCAGGTCCAGGGTGCGATCGGCCAAGCCCTCAGCGCCACCACCCTACCAGAGTCTCTCTATTCCAAACGGGTGGGCCAGGTGTTGAAAACCGCAGAAACCGAGGGAGGCTACGAGGTGACTCGTACCGTTCAGTCCTCGTCAAAACTCCCCAGCCCAGGCAATCCCCTGAAGGCTGTAGCCCAGGTGCACCAAATGTATATCCTGGCCGAGCATCCGGCGGGTCTCTGGCTGATTGAGCAACATATCGCCCACGAACGGGTGCTGTATGAGCAATTGTGCGATCGCTGGCAACTCGTGGCCCTGGAACCTCCCATCATCCTGCAGCGGCTCACCCCAGCCCAGGTGGCGCAGTTACAGCGACTGCAACTGACAGTCGAGGCTTTCGGGGAACAGTGCTGGGCTGTGCGCATGGCTCCGGAAATGCTGGCCCAGCGATCGGACTGTGCCGAGGCTTTGCTAGAACTCAGTCAGGGAGGAGATCTGGAGACGGCCCTGGTCGCCACCGCCTGCCGCAGCGCCATCCGCAATGGCACCCCCCTGACCCTGGCGGAAATGCAACATCTGCTAGATCAGTGGCAGCAAACCCGCCATCCCCGCACCTGTCCCCATGGGCGGCCTATTTGCCTCACCCTAGAAGAATCAGCCCTCTCCCGGTTTTTCCGCCGCCATTGGGTGATCGGCAAAAGCCATGGGATATAA
- the thiO gene encoding glycine oxidase ThiO has translation MTGEIIVIGGGIMGLSIAIELRLRGMIVTLISRNVREAAAYAAAGMLAPQAEAIPSGPMLDLCLRSRALYPEWVGKLETLTGLDTGYWPCGILAPVYDDGIGELDRSQIDHHQDGLGPDVAGGWWFPEDGQVDTESLMRSLQSAAQEIGVHLQEGVIVQTLRQQAGRVTGLTTSAGEMQAEHYILATGAWSADLVPVPVSPTKGQMLSLRVPVDYGELPLQKVLFGPATYIVPRRDGRIIIGATSEEVGFTPHNTPAGMQALLQRAIRLYPLLQDFPIQEFWWGFRPATPDENPILGPSAWENLTLATGHYRNGILLAPVTAQMISALVLDQQVDPLLPHFHYDRFS, from the coding sequence ATGACAGGAGAAATCATTGTAATTGGCGGCGGCATCATGGGGTTGTCGATCGCCATTGAGTTGCGGCTACGGGGGATGATTGTCACCCTGATCAGCCGGAATGTCCGAGAAGCTGCAGCCTATGCGGCGGCTGGAATGCTGGCTCCCCAGGCTGAGGCCATTCCCTCCGGCCCCATGCTGGATCTCTGCCTCCGGAGTCGTGCCCTCTATCCCGAGTGGGTCGGTAAGCTGGAGACCCTGACCGGCCTGGACACCGGCTATTGGCCCTGTGGCATCCTGGCCCCAGTCTATGATGATGGAATAGGAGAATTGGATCGATCGCAGATCGACCACCACCAGGATGGTCTGGGGCCGGATGTGGCTGGGGGCTGGTGGTTTCCAGAGGATGGACAGGTGGATACCGAGTCCCTCATGCGATCGCTCCAGAGTGCCGCTCAGGAAATTGGAGTCCATCTCCAGGAAGGCGTAATCGTTCAAACCCTGCGACAGCAAGCTGGCCGGGTAACAGGGTTGACCACCTCTGCCGGAGAGATGCAGGCAGAACACTATATCCTGGCCACAGGGGCCTGGTCAGCGGACCTGGTACCAGTGCCGGTGTCTCCTACGAAAGGACAGATGCTGTCTCTGCGGGTTCCGGTTGACTATGGGGAATTGCCACTGCAGAAAGTTTTGTTTGGTCCGGCTACCTACATCGTGCCGCGCCGGGATGGCCGAATTATTATCGGGGCCACCAGTGAGGAGGTAGGTTTCACCCCCCATAACACCCCGGCTGGGATGCAGGCCCTGCTCCAGCGGGCAATTCGCCTGTATCCACTGTTGCAAGACTTCCCGATTCAGGAATTCTGGTGGGGCTTCCGGCCCGCCACCCCAGATGAGAATCCGATTCTCGGTCCCAGTGCTTGGGAGAACCTGACCCTGGCCACTGGCCACTACCGCAATGGGATTCTGCTGGCCCCTGTTACTGCCCAGATGATCTCAGCCCTGGTTCTGGATCAGCAGGTCGATCCGCTGCTGCCTCATTTTCATTACGATCGCTTTAGTTGA